The genomic stretch GCAGAAAAATAAGAGAGACAAGCACGGTGCCGATTATCATGCTGACTGCCAAAGACACTGAATCAGATCAGGTCATCGGTTTTGAGATGGGGGCGGACGATTATGTCACAAAGCCGTTCAGCCCGCTGACATTGGTTGCCCGCATCAAAGCCGTCATCAGAAGATATAAGGCGACAGGCAAAGCGGTTATTGATGAAGATATGATTGAAACGGAATGCTTTACCATTAATAAGAAGACGAGAGAAGTATTATTAAACGGAGAGCCTGTAGAAAATCTCACGCCGAAGGAATTCGATCTGCTTTATTACCTTGTCCAAAATCCGCGGCAGGTGTTCTCCAGAGAACAGCTGCTTGAGCAGGTATGGGGCTATCAATTTTATGGAGATGAGCGAACGGTTGACGTTCATATCAAACGGCTGCGGAAAAAGCTTGCCAGCGAGGACAAGCCTTTCCTGTATACTGTGTGGGGAGTAGGGTATAAATTTGATGAAGATTAAATATTTATATCAGCTGCTGCTAAGCCATATCAGCATTTTGATTTTAGCGTTTGTCATTATCATTTCTCTGTTTTCCCACTTTGTGAAGGAATTTGCCTATCAGAACAAAGTAGAGGAATTGACGTCATATGCGGTGCAGATTGCAAATGAATTCCAATCCGGCCAGGTGGACATGCGCAGGCTCTATCCTTATCAGGACATTTTAAGCACAAGAAAGACGCAATTTATCATCTTTAATGAAGAGCAGCAGCCTTATTTTCTTCCTGAAGGCTTTCATCACCCACCAAGGGAACAGCTGAAGAAATCAGAATGGAATAAGCTGAAAAAAGGGCAGACTGTCACGATCAGGGCAGATGGCCGTTTTGATGATGAAGTGTCCCTTGTGGCGCAGCCTATATTTGTTCAGAACGAATTTAAAGGCGCCGTTCTGCTGATTTCTCCGATCAGCGGTGTTGAACAGATGGTCAATCAGGTCAACCTCTATATGTTTTACGCTGTGATCAGCACGCTTGTGATTACGATTCTTGTGAGCTGGCTTCTGTCCAAATTCCATGTCAAGCGGATTCAAAAGCTGAGAGAAGCGACAGATAAAGTGGCTTCCGGCGATTATGACATCCATTTGGAAAACAGCTACGGGGACGAAATCGGCGTACTGGCGTCTGACTTTAATATCATGGCGAAAAAACTAAAGCAGTCAAGGGATGAAATCGAGCGCCTTGAGAAGCGGAGAAGGCAGTTTATCGCTGACGTGTCACATGAATTAAAAACACCGCTGACGACGATCAACGGTTTGGTTGAAGGGTTGAACAGCCATACGATTCCTGAGGATAAAAAGGATAAATGCTTCTCGCTGATCAGTGAGGAAACGAAGCGCATGCTGCGGCTCGTAAAAGAAAATCTGGATTATGAAAAAATCAGATCCCAGCAAATTACCTTGAACAAGCTAGACGTTCCTCTGATCGAGGTGTTTGAAATCGTGAAAGAGCACTTGCAGCAGCAGGCGGAAGAAAAACAAAACAAGCTGATGATCCAAGTAGAGGATCACGTCATCGTACATGCCGATTATGACCGGTTCATTCAAATTCTCGTCAACATTACGAAAAACAGCATCCAATTTACGCAAAACGGTGACATTTGGCTGCGCGGAATGGAAGGTTATAAAGAGACGATTATTGAAATTGAAGACACGGGTATCGGCATTCCAAAAGAGGATATTGAGCATATTTGGGAGCGATTCTATAAAGCAGATATTTCAAGAACGAACACAGCATACGGTGAATACGGACTCGGTCTCTCGATCGTCAGGCAGCTCGTTGAAATGCACCAGGGCACAGTAGAAATCAAGAGTGAAGAAGGGAAAGGCACAAAGTTCATCATCCGCCTTCCTTTAACGGCAAAACAGCAATAGCATACAGGGCGGCGCATCAACTGATGCATCCGCCTTTTTTGCACACCGCTTCGGTTTATTGCGTGCTCCCGAAAACAAAGATTGCGTGTTTTTCGGGTTGGGACGGCCTATAAACATGATAAAATATGACATAAACAGTTTTTGATGGGAGAGGGTGAAGGAATGAAGAGTGGGGTAATTCCTTCTTCAGCGGTCGGTCAAAAAATTAACGAGTGGTACAGATATATCCGGACATTCAGCGTGCCGGATGCCGAAGTGTTAAAAGCTGAAATCCAGCAGGAACTGAAACACATGCAGCATGATTCCAACTTGCTGCTTTATTATTCACTAATGGAATTCCGGCACCAGCTTATGCTGGATTATCTTGAGCCGTTAGAGAAATTAAATATCGAAGACCAGCCAAGCCTGTCTGAATTATCAAGAAACATTGACAGCAACCAGGCAGATCTCAAAGGGCTGCTCGACTATTACGTGAATTTTTTTCGCGGGATGTATGAATTTGATAAGCGGGAATTTATTTCTGCCATTACATACTATAAACAGGCGGAGAAAAAGCTCTCCTTTGTCGCAGACCATATTGAACGGGCTGAATTCTATTTTAAAATCGCGGAAGCTTATTATTATATGAAGCAAACGTATTTTTCATTGATTAATATAAAAAACGCCTATGAAATTTACGTGGAGCAGGAAACCTATAATGTGAGAATCATTCAGTGCCATTTCGTCTTCGGGGTCAACCTGATGGATGAAAGAAATTTCGAACAAGCCGCACGCCATTTCAAATTGGCGCTCAACATGGCCCAAGCAGAACAAAAAGCCCAGCTGGTTGGAAGAGCATACTACAATCTCGGGTTATGCTATTACAATCAAGACCTTCTAGACCCTGCCATTGATTACTTTGAAAAAGCGGTCTCCACATTTGAAAGCAGCAGGATCGTCAATTCTCTCCCGCAAGCCTATTTTTTAATCACCCTGATTTATTATAAACAGGGAAAACATGATAAAGCTTCGGAATATCACAAGCGGGGCTATGAATATGCTAAAGAAACAGACGATGCAGACTATGCCGTAAAATTCGAGTTTTTGCAATCCCTATATCTGGATCAGCCCAATGAAGAAGGAATCGAACGATGTTTCCAGTACTTAAAAAATAAAAATATGTACGCTGATATAGAGGATTTAGCCCTAGAAGTAGCAAAATATTACTATGAACAGAAATGGTTTAAACTGTCTGCTTCCTACTTTCTACAAGTTGAAGAGGCAAGAAAACAAATACAAAGGAGTGAAGGTTTGTATGAAATTGAAATCTAAGTTGTTTGTTATTTGTTTGGCCGCAGCCGCGATTTTTACAGCGGCTGGCGTTTCTGCTAATGCGGAAGCACTCGACTTTCATGTGACAGAAAGAGGAATGACGTAAGAACAAGCCCCTTCTCATTAGCGAGAAGGGGTTTTTCTTTTCAAAAAAACACCGCAAGACATAGTCTTGCGGTGCCGCCTTCATGGAGATTACGTTTATTTAGTAGCCTCCTACAAATGCAGTTCCCACAATGATCAAGAGGATAAATAACACAACAATCAAAGCGAAAGAAGTTCCGTAACCTGACATTTTGTGCACCTCCTTGCGAGATTGCTTCAGCAAATGCTGCAAAACTGTGGCGGACAGGGTCCCGCAGAGACGGTCAGCAGCTTAGAAGCCGCCAACAAACGCAGTCCCTACGATAATTAATAGAATAAACAATACAACGATTAAAGCGAAAGAACTGATGCCGCCGTAACCGCCGCCGTTAGAGTATCCTGACATAAGGTTTCACCTCCCTATGAAGGATACTATAAGATATGCTGAACCGATCCATTTGGCAGGGATAATAGTGGACAAGAGAAAAAATGAAGAATTCGGCTATATGAAGGTGATATAAAAAAATAGCGGGCGCTGCCGCCCGCTATTTATGTACGATTAAGAGATCAGCACGCCCGCGAAAAATTCCTGGTATAACGCTTGAACGGCTTTTCTTTCTTCGGCTTCTTTTACGCCAAACATCATGCTCACTTCAGAAGACCCCTGATTGATCATTTCGATATTCACCTGTGCCTCTGATAATGCTTTGGCGGCTCTTGCCGTTGTACCGACATTGTGGCGCATCGCTTCCCCTACAACCATAATCAGGGCGAGATGATGCTCGACGATGACTTCATCGGCATGCAAATCCTCTTCGATCCGTTTGATGACGCTGCGTTCAGTGGCGGCATCCATTTGCCCCTGCCGTAAAATGATTGTCATGTCATCGATTCCCGATGGAACATGCTCATACGTCAAACCATGCTCCTCCAGGATTTGAAGGGCTCTGCGGCCAAAACCGATTTCTCTGTTCATGAGATACTTGCTGATATAAATGCTGCAAAAACCGGTGTCGCTGGCAATGCCGACGACAGGCCCGTTTGTGTTATCCCGCTTGCTGACGACGCGGGTGCCTTCGGCTGAGGGGTTGTTCGTATTTTTGATCTGAACAGGAATCCCCGCTCTGAATGCCGGAATGAGCGCTTCATCATGAAACACTGAAAAACCCGCGTAGGACAGCTCCCGCATCTCTCTATATGTCAGCTCGCTGATTTCCTTTGGATTCTCAACGAAGGACGGATTGACAGAATACACAGCGTCTACGTCTGTAAAGTTTTCGTACAAATCGGCTTGTAGTCCGTTGGCAAGAATCGAACCGGTAATATCAGAACCGCTCCGTGAGAATGTGATCACATCGCCATCCTTGCTGAATCCGAAAAAACCGGGAAAAATGATGAGTCCGTCACGTTCCCGAAGACGATAGAGGTTTTGATAGGATTCAGGAAGAACTTGCGCGTTGCCGGGTTCATTTGTCACAAAGAGGCCGGCATCCTTCGGGTTTACATATTCCGCTTTGACGCCTTTATAACGGAAGTAAGCGGCGATCAGTTTGGCATTGTTATCCTCTCCGCTGGCCTTGACTGCGTCAAGGTATTGTTCGGGATTGCTTTTGTCTCCTTCTAAAAGCGTAAACAGATCATCTCTGATTTTTTCGATAATGCTTTGCCCCAGCTGAAGCTCATTGGCGATGAGAGCGTACCGTTCCACAACAGCTTCCGCCAGTTCAGGTGCGCTGCCTGTTGCCAAATATTGTTCTGCACATGCGATTAAGAGATCAGTCACTTTCGTATCCTCGGCATAGTGTTTTCCCGGAGCTGAAACGACTACAGCTTTCCGTGCCGGATCTGAGGTAACGATGTGAAACACCTTGTCAAGCTGGGCGCCTGAAGCAAGTGAGCTGCCTCCGAATTTAACGACCTTCATGTTTACATCTCCTAATGTTTAAAATTTTCACACAAATTTAGTATTTATTATCTCTCTTTCAGTACTGTAAATCAAGGGGGAATTTCTTTCTCAGGAGAACATTTGTATTTTTCACGAGGAATAATGTTAGGTTTGCTGACCGTATGCCTGCGTTATAAAGATAAATATGGTAAACAGCCTAACGTTTTGGGATGGAAAATGGTTAGAATGATTAGTAAAATTGATAAATGACTAGGTTAATATTTTTAAAGAATATTGACTAACCCTATAAAAATGGTAATATGTAAATGATAATGATAATCAATTACTATATGGCCATATTGTTTTGAGTCCTTGCGGAGTAGGAGATACGTTCTTTTTGCTGTAAGGATGTAAGGAGGCAGCATGAAGCTACGTTACTTATTTATTCTACTTATCATATTAGCAGTCACATCTGTATTTATCGGTGTAGAAGATCTGTCGCCGCTTGATCTCTTCGATTTAAGCAAACAAGAGGCGTCAACGCTGTTTGCAAGCCGTTTGCCGCGATTGATCAGCATTGTCATTGCGGGATTAAGCATGAGCATCTGCGGTTTGATTATGCAGCAGATCAGCAGAAATAAATTCGTGTCACCGACGACGGCGGGCACGATGGATTGGGCGAGGCTCGGCATTTTAATTTCCTTGCTGCTGTTTACATCCGCCAGTCCTTTAATCAAAATGCTGGTCGCGTTTGTCTTTGCCCTTGCAGGAAATTTTCTGTTTATGAAAATCCTTGAAAGAATCAAGTTTAACGACACCATCTTTATTCCGCTTGTCGGTTTAATGCTCGGGAATATCGTCAGTTCAATCGCGACATTTATCGCATATAAATATGACTTGATCCAGAATGTGTCATCATGGCTGCAGGGAGACTTCTCTTTAGTCGTGAAAGGAAGATACGAGCTTCTTTATCTGAGTATTCCGCTCGTCATCATTGCCTATGTGTATGCGGATAAATTCACATTGGCCGGTATGGGTGAAAGCTTTTCTGTCAACCTCGGCCTCAAGTATAAACGGGTTGTGAACATCGGGCTCATTATCGTGTCCCTGATCACGTCTCTTGTCATTTTGACTGTCGGTATGCTGCCGTTTCTCGGTTTAATCATCCCGAATATTGTATCGATTTACAGAGGAGACAATCTGAAGAGCAGCCTGCCGCATACTGTGCTGTTGGGAGCGGTTTTTGTGCTGTTTTGCGATATACTGGGCAGAATCATTATCTTCCCTTATGAAATCTCGATTGGCCTGATGGTCGGAATCATCGGCAGCGGCATTTTCCTGTTTATGCTGTTAAGGAGAAAAGCCTATGCGTAACCAGATGAAAATAGCTTTGCTCGTTGGTTTAGCCATTGTATGTATTGGCTTGTTTTTGTTTTATGACTTAGGCAATTGGGATTACACCCTGCCGAGACGAATCAAAAAAGTCGCTGCCATTGTGCTGACTGGGGGAGCGATTGCGTTTTCGACCATGATCTTTCAAACGATTACGAACAACCGCATCCTGACGCCGAGCATTTTGGGCCTTGATTCTCTCTACATGCTGATTCAGACTGGCATTATCTTTTTGTTCGGTTCTGCGAATATGGTCATCATGAATAAAAACATCAACTTTATCATCTCTGTTCTGCTGATGATCCTGTTTTCTCTTGTTTTGTATCAGATCATGTTCAAGGGTGAGGGGAGAAATATCTTTTTCCTTCTGCTTATCGGAATCGTGTTTGGCACGCTGTTCAGCAGCCTGTCTTCTTTTATGCAGATGCTGATTGATCCGAACGAGTTCCAAGTTGTGCAGGACAAGATGTTTGCCAGCTTTAACAATATCAATACGGATTTGTTATGGCTCGCGTTCATCATCTTCCTGCTGACAGGCGTTTATGTCTGGCGTTTTACAAAATTTTTCGATGTGCTGTCGCTCGGACGCGAGCACGCCGTGAATTTGGGCATTGACTACGACAAAGTGGTGAAGCAGATGCTGATCGTGGTTGCGATTTTGGTTTCTGTTTCAACAGCGCTAGTCGGGCCGATTATGTTTTTAGGCCTTCTGGTCGTCAACCTGGCGAGAGAATTCCTGAAAACATATAAGCATTCATACTTAATCGCAGGCTCCGTTTTCATCAGCATCATTGCGCTGGTCGGAGGGCAGTTTGTGGTTGAGAAAGTGTTTACCTTCTCAACGACGCTGAGCGTCATTATTAATTTTGCCGGCGGGATTTATTTTATCTACTTGCTGTTAAAGGAGAATAAATCATGGTAGAGGTCAGAAATGTAAGCAAACAATATGGCGGGAAAGTTGTTCTTGAAGAGACGTCAGTCACGATTCAAAAGGGCAAAATCACCTCGTTTATCGGTCCTAACGGCGCCGGCAAAAGTACGCTGCTGTCTATCATGAGCCGCCTGATCAAAAAGGATTCCGGCGAGATTTACATAGACGGACAAGAGATTGGAGCATGTGACAGCAAAGAGCTTGCCAAGAAAATGAGCATTTTGAAGCAGGCGAACCAAATCAATATCAGGCTCACGATCAAAGACCTCGTCAGTTTTGGCAGGTTTCCGTACTCACAGGGCCGGCTGACAGAGGAAGACTGGGTTCATATCAACCAGGCGCTTAGCTATATGAAGCTGGAAGACATTCAAGACAAATACTTGGATCAGCTGAGCGGCGGACAGTGCCAAAGGGCATTTATCGCCATGGTCATTGCCCAGGACACAGATTATATCTTTCTGGATGAACCGCTGAACAATCTGGATATGAAACACTCAGTTGAAATTATGAAACTGCTGAAACGGCTGGTAGAGGAGCTTGGAAAAACGATCGTGATCGTCATTCACGATATCAATTTTGCTTCAGTCTATTCTGACTATATCGTCGCTTTGAAAAACGGCCGAATCGTTAAAGAAGGACCGCCTGAAGAAATGATAGAAACATCAGTGCTTGAGGAAATCTACGATATGACCATCCCGATTCAGACGATTGATAATCAAAGAATAGGTGTTTATTTTTCTTAATATATAGAAGAGGTGAGGAGCATGAAAAAGTTCGCGTTACTATTCATCGCTTTGGTCACTGCCGTTGTCATTTCTGCATGCGGAAACCAAAGCACAAGCAGCAAAGGTTCTGATACAAAGAAAGAACAAATCACAGTGAAACACCAGCTCGACAAAAACGGCACAAAAGTACCGAAGAACCCTAAAAAAGTTGTCGTATTTGACTTTGGAAGCTTAGATACATTAGATAAACTAGGACTTGATGATATAGTAGCGGGCCTGCCGAAACAAGTCCTTCCTAAATATCTGTCCAAATTCAAGGATGACAAATACGCTGATGTCGGCAGCTTAAAAGAGCCAGACTTCGACAAAGTGGCAGAATTAGATCCTGATCTGATCATTATTTCAGCAAGACAATCTGAGTCTTACAAAGAATTCTCTAAAATTGCGCCGACGATTTACCTTGGTGTAGATACAGCGAAGTACATGGAATCATTTAAATCAGACGCTGAAACAATCGGTAAAATCTTTGATAAAGAAGACAAAGTGAAAGATGAGCTCGCAAACATTGATCACTCAATCGCAGATGTAAAGAAAACCGCTGAAAAGCTTAACAAAAACGGTCTCGTCATCATGGCGAACGATGGAAAAATCAGCGCGTTCGGCCCTAAATCAAGATACGGCCTGATCCATGACGTATTCGGCGTGGCTCCGGCTGATCAAAACATCAAAGCGTCTACGCACGGACAAAGTGTTTCTTACGAGTACATTTCAAAAACAAACCCTGATTACTTGTTTGTTATTGACCGCGGTACAGCAATCGGAGAAACATCATCTACAAAACAAGTCGTGGAAAACGATTATGTGAAAAACGTAAACGCAGTGAAAAATGGTCATGTCATCTACCTTGATTCTGCTACTTGGTATTTATCAGGAGGCGGACTTGAGTCTATGACGCAAATGATTAAAGAAGTGAAAGACGGTTTAGAAAAGTAAAACCAAAAAGAGCCTCCGCTAAATAGCGGGGCTCTTTTTTTGTTAATCAGCGTGCCGGCTGCTGTTCGGCAGGGCGCTGAGGTTTCTTTAATGTGAATGAGAGAAGGAAGCCGACAAGTGCAATGACGGCAGCCACTATAAAAGCGGCGTTCATGCCGTGCAGGGCGGCGTGCTTCACATTTGTCGTGCCTGCATGTGCCGCCTGGTTGCTCATCACGGAAACCAATAGTGCGGTTCCGATCGAGCCGCCGACTTGGCGAATCGTGTTGTTCATCGCAGTTCCGTGCGGAATCAAGTGGCGCGGCAGCGCATTGATTCCGGCTGTTGTCACCGGCATCATGATCATGGCGGTGCCTAAGAGACGAACGGTGTATAAAACGACAATCCAAGCGAGTGACGTATGGTCAGTCAGCTGCATAAACGGCAGAGATGTCAGGAAGATGATGCAGAAACCGGCAATCGCCAGCCCTCTTCCGCCGACACGGTCAAAAATTCTGCCGATAATCGGCGACATAAAGCCCATCACAACGGCTCCCGGCAGGAGCATAAGCCCTGTATCAAAAGCTGTGACGTCTCTGACATTTTGTGTATAAAGCGGCAGGATGGTTTCCGTACCGATCAATAATGCAAAGACGAGGGTTCCCAGCAGTGTTGTTAAGCTGAAAACGCCAAACGTGAAGACGCGGAATTCCAGCATCGGTTTTTTAAGCTTCATTTGTCTTGTGATAAACAAGAGCAGCGCGATGACACCCACCAGCAGTGAAATCAAGACGGTTGAACTGGACCAGCCATAAGAGCCGACGCTTGAGAAGCCGTACAGAAGGCCGCCGAACCCAAATGTTGAAAGGATGACTGATAAAATATCAATCTGTGTTTTTCTTAAAGTCGTCACGTTTTTCATCAGGATGCTGGCAAGAATCAAATCAATCACAGCAAACGGAAGAATAATATAAAACAATGATCTCCAAGAGAAAGCTTCGACAGCCCATCCGGAAAGAGTCGGTCCGATCGCAGGCGCGAATGAGATGACCAATCCGACCATACCCATAGCCTGGCCGCGCTTTTCAATCGGAAAGATTGTCAGGAATACAGTCTGCATGAGCGGCATCATAATGCCGGCTCCAGCCGCTTGAATGATACGCGCTGTCAGCAGAACCGGGAAGTTCGGCGCGAACGCTCCGACGACTGTTCCGGCAGTGAAAATGCTCATTGCTGTGATGAGCAGCGCCCGGCTTGTGAATTTCTCAATTAAAAACGCGGTAATCGGAATTAAAATCCCGTTGGTTAACATAAATGATGTTGTCAGCCATTGTGCTTGGTTGGCATCGACATTGAAATCCCTCATGATATGGGGAAGTGCAGTAATCAACAATGTCTGGTTCAAAATCGCCACAAACGCTCCGGCTAACAAAATGCCGACAATGACAGAACGGTTAAAAGGTTTTTGTTCAATACTTGTGTTCAATACATATCCCTTCTTTTCTCTAAGTAATTAACAGTGTTTTTAACATGGAAACGGGCTGTGTTAAAACACCGGTTTGTTCCAGATAGCCAATCAGTGATTTGAGTAAAAAAGCGCGGGGTTCTTCCTTCTTCGCTTCTTCCTCCAGCATAGCGGCTGCGGATGTCAGTTCATCTACGTCATAGTCCGCGGCGGACAGGGAAGAGATGCCTTTATGTAATTCCTTCAGGCTTTCCGATAATAGGACTGATTTATCCTTTGGCTTGTAGGAGGATGCTGAATGAATATAAAGCTCGATGGCTTCGGGCGGAAGAAGAGACTGGCGGGTTTCCCTGTTTTTGATAATCTGATTGAGGGTGCTGATGATAAACTCTGCGATCGGGTCAAGCTCAAGCGGTTTTTCCTCGATTTTGATCAGCATTAAAAACTCACGCATCATGCCGTGAAGAATGATAACCAAATCCCACACAAACGGGAGAATGGTTTCTCCATACGCCTGGATCAGCGAATCGCGGTGCCAGCAGATAATCGTCGATCTGGTCTGATGGATATGCTGTTTGACCCGGTCATTGTGCAGCTTGGGGTTTCCGTAGGTCAGCATATTGAAAAACTGCTGATTCCGCCTGAAGCCCTCCAGTTCCATTTTGACCTTTTGCGTCAAACGCTCCTCCGGTGTAAGTGCTGTATTTTCCTGAAGTCTTGAGGCCGCGGCCACCATTTGCTTCTGGTTAAATGACAGCAGCTCCAAAAGCAGATCTTCTTTAGATTGGAACAGCTTATATATCGAAGCTTTTGACATCTTACATTCTTCTGCGATCGCCTGCATGGAAACCGACGTAAAATCCTTTTCCGAAAAAAGCTTTCGCGCGGCTAACAAGATATCTGTTTTTTTATCAAGCATCTCATGGCTTCCTTCTTTCTTGAACATTAGAAAACCCATTGGTTCACAGAAAACCAATGAGTAACAATGAAAAAATTTTACCAGATAAACAAAATAGAAGTCAATGGATTTTAACCGGGTAAATGAAAGGCCTGCCGGAAAATCCGACAGGCCGAATAAGAGCTTATTTTTCAACTTTAAATCCTTGTTTTTCAAGCATTTCACGGATGTGCGGATAGTACAGGCGCTCATAGTAGGAAGCGATGCTCTGTGACCAGTTTCTTGTTTCTTTTCCGTTTGTCCGTTTATTCATGTATTCAGACATCTGTTCGTCGTATGCCTGAATGTGAGACGTCAGCTCATCCTGATTCAAATAAGTTTCCTGATGATTGACAGCTTCCTGCGGCAAGCGCGGTTTTTTCGCTGAACGGTCGGCAGGATGCCCAATGACAAGGCCGGATAAAGGGAACACGTATTTCGGAAGCTCAAGCAGTTCGATCAGCTCTTGAGGGTTTCCGCGAACTGCACCGATCGGAACTGTGCCAAGTCCGAGTGACTCAGCCGCTGCTGTTGCTGTGCCGAGGGCAATACCAGCGTCTACTGCGCCGACAAGAACAGATTCCAATCCATTTGTGATTTCCATTTTGAAATCATGCAGATCTTCAAGCGCAATTTTGGCCCGGTTAAAATCTGCGCAGAACAGCAGGAAAACAGGAGCTTGATCGATCCATGGCTGGCCGCCTGCCAGCTCGGAGATTTTCTTTTTGCGCTCTTTATCCTGGACTGTGATCACAGTCACTTGCTGTCCGTTGATAGAAGAAGGGGCTGATTGCACCGCTTCAATGATTTGGTCCAATTGCTCCTGAGCTACAGGCTCATCTGTGTAGCTGCGAATCGAGCGGTGGTCTGTTAAAGATTTAATCACTTCATTCATATGAGACACCCTTCCTTTACTCGCTAAGCTCTGTGCGGACAACATCAAGAGGAGCGCTCAGCAGTTCTTTTCCTTTTGCGACAAACCCTTGGAAATGCGCAGTTTCGTTATGGAATTTCATTGCCGCTTCATCTTTCCATTTTTCAAGCATGACAAATGTATTTTCTTCGCCTACTTTTTCGAATAGGTCGTATTGCGCGTTGCCTTCCTCAGCTCTTGAATGCTGAACAAGTGATTGAGCCTCGCTCAAAAATTCCTCGCGTTTTTCTGGTTTTACTTTGATGTAAGCTTGTAATACGATCATGTAAATCTCCTCCGTCGTTATGCGAATTTATTGTTCGAATTTCATCGAACTAAATGTAACATGTATTCTAAATGAGGTAAAGGAAAAACCCTTATATAGTAAAATTGTCATTCTAATTGTTGTATGATACATTTGTGTCATGAACATTCCAAACCATCCAGAAACAGAAACATTGCAGCTGACAAAGGTTCTTCATGCACTTAGTGATCCGCTTCGTTTAGAGCTCGTCAAGCAATTAGCTGAAGCAAAAGAAAAAACGTGCAGCACCTGTGCAGATGTGCAGGTTGCCAAATCGACTTTGTCGCATCATTTTAAAGTTTTGAGAGAATCAGGCATCGCTCAAGTTCGGATAGAAGGAAAGCGCCGGTATTATTCGCTTCGCGCTGAAGACCTTGAAAAGGCATTTCCGGGACTGCTTGAAGCCGTGCTGAATGTAGACCAGGACCGCTGGTGAATCAATCCCCTGTAACGGGGATTTTTTTATGTCCGTAAACCGCTTTGAAAAGCCGCTGCACACCCT from Bacillus subtilis subsp. subtilis str. 168 encodes the following:
- the pbtN gene encoding petrobactin iron-siderophore ABC transporter (permease) (Evidence 1a: Function from experimental evidences in the studied strain; PubMedId: 12354229, 15849754, 16850406, 19955416; Product type t: transporter), with the protein product MKLRYLFILLIILAVTSVFIGVEDLSPLDLFDLSKQEASTLFASRLPRLISIVIAGLSMSICGLIMQQISRNKFVSPTTAGTMDWARLGILISLLLFTSASPLIKMLVAFVFALAGNFLFMKILERIKFNDTIFIPLVGLMLGNIVSSIATFIAYKYDLIQNVSSWLQGDFSLVVKGRYELLYLSIPLVIIAYVYADKFTLAGMGESFSVNLGLKYKRVVNIGLIIVSLITSLVILTVGMLPFLGLIIPNIVSIYRGDNLKSSLPHTVLLGAVFVLFCDILGRIIIFPYEISIGLMVGIIGSGIFLFMLLRRKAYA
- the pbtO gene encoding petrobactin iron-siderophore ABC transporter (permease) (Evidence 1a: Function from experimental evidences in the studied strain; PubMedId: 12354229, 15849754, 16850406, 19955416; Product type t: transporter) codes for the protein MRNQMKIALLVGLAIVCIGLFLFYDLGNWDYTLPRRIKKVAAIVLTGGAIAFSTMIFQTITNNRILTPSILGLDSLYMLIQTGIIFLFGSANMVIMNKNINFIISVLLMILFSLVLYQIMFKGEGRNIFFLLLIGIVFGTLFSSLSSFMQMLIDPNEFQVVQDKMFASFNNINTDLLWLAFIIFLLTGVYVWRFTKFFDVLSLGREHAVNLGIDYDKVVKQMLIVVAILVSVSTALVGPIMFLGLLVVNLAREFLKTYKHSYLIAGSVFISIIALVGGQFVVEKVFTFSTTLSVIINFAGGIYFIYLLLKENKSW
- the pbtP gene encoding petrobactin iron-siderophore ABC transporter (ATP-binding protein) (Evidence 1a: Function from experimental evidences in the studied strain; PubMedId: 12354229, 19955416; Product type t: transporter) → MVEVRNVSKQYGGKVVLEETSVTIQKGKITSFIGPNGAGKSTLLSIMSRLIKKDSGEIYIDGQEIGACDSKELAKKMSILKQANQINIRLTIKDLVSFGRFPYSQGRLTEEDWVHINQALSYMKLEDIQDKYLDQLSGGQCQRAFIAMVIAQDTDYIFLDEPLNNLDMKHSVEIMKLLKRLVEELGKTIVIVIHDINFASVYSDYIVALKNGRIVKEGPPEEMIETSVLEEIYDMTIPIQTIDNQRIGVYFS
- the pbtQ gene encoding petrobactin iron-siderophore ABC transporter (binding lipoprotein) (Evidence 1a: Function from experimental evidences in the studied strain; PubMedId: 12354229, 19955416, 25355936; Product type t: transporter) — translated: MKKFALLFIALVTAVVISACGNQSTSSKGSDTKKEQITVKHQLDKNGTKVPKNPKKVVVFDFGSLDTLDKLGLDDIVAGLPKQVLPKYLSKFKDDKYADVGSLKEPDFDKVAELDPDLIIISARQSESYKEFSKIAPTIYLGVDTAKYMESFKSDAETIGKIFDKEDKVKDELANIDHSIADVKKTAEKLNKNGLVIMANDGKISAFGPKSRYGLIHDVFGVAPADQNIKASTHGQSVSYEYISKTNPDYLFVIDRGTAIGETSSTKQVVENDYVKNVNAVKNGHVIYLDSATWYLSGGGLESMTQMIKEVKDGLEK
- the thrD gene encoding aspartate kinase III (Evidence 1a: Function from experimental evidences in the studied strain; PubMedId: 2152900, 11471740, 27260660; Product type e: enzyme), yielding MKVVKFGGSSLASGAQLDKVFHIVTSDPARKAVVVSAPGKHYAEDTKVTDLLIACAEQYLATGSAPELAEAVVERYALIANELQLGQSIIEKIRDDLFTLLEGDKSNPEQYLDAVKASGEDNNAKLIAAYFRYKGVKAEYVNPKDAGLFVTNEPGNAQVLPESYQNLYRLRERDGLIIFPGFFGFSKDGDVITFSRSGSDITGSILANGLQADLYENFTDVDAVYSVNPSFVENPKEISELTYREMRELSYAGFSVFHDEALIPAFRAGIPVQIKNTNNPSAEGTRVVSKRDNTNGPVVGIASDTGFCSIYISKYLMNREIGFGRRALQILEEHGLTYEHVPSGIDDMTIILRQGQMDAATERSVIKRIEEDLHADEVIVEHHLALIMVVGEAMRHNVGTTARAAKALSEAQVNIEMINQGSSEVSMMFGVKEAEERKAVQALYQEFFAGVLIS